Proteins encoded within one genomic window of Jiangella mangrovi:
- a CDS encoding alginate lyase family protein: protein MQRSTSRRSGRRRAQVMAGAAVTLAVVATGLSSVPAAASDMSDLGELLDLTRPELADVAAELAAGDEAGAADELKDYYAGRTGIEYPTPGAAGVGDATADELAAGIFRFGTETRDFYDDAEQRIDVDWQDTWGGTETAPGSAQVLMSDFAFMPTLASAYVNENDPEKRAAYAKAWMEISLDFFADNPSWPQARNLSAGKRLSQLVSAFSVFRTEPTTDAGDLVTYLSGVHETTDFLTQVLQVHVGNNWYMSMARSIYFAAVYLPEFTTSVGWESFAVRSVERFLRAYMQSDGVYREPTFNYQAYVADLINTMIGVADANGRKLPDAIVQSADWIADVLFATRKPDLEAALIGDTPNTDAGRSAIRVTGERHSWSDFTWVASGRTEGTTPALGSTLYPISFAVQRSGWDADAQYMLINNHNSSYTASHRHPDDLSLVMSAYGRPLIVDSGVGDYSATPTNDWMRRTTEAHNTIEVDGEPQAAGVTRAMSLWRSSAGLDVYRGQAMGYQPVTHDRVVYFVKPGFWVVSDDLTGDTAAHDYRQLWHFPGDPVTVDPATNVATVGFDTVPGAAPGAGVQLVPVTTAGVEVAPSVHEDGAVRVGEDVLTDVDYLSYDWSATGATGLDTIVFPGKAGPAPSVTATRIELPGVDHSVATAMEIDLPHETGRFYLSREETPSSREFGTAATDAETAYLQRTVHGRLTRYALTRGSSLVDDGDTVLDASGVVSDVSVELRGGTARISLGDPFTGTLTINAPTARVVKVNGTPTAFTRSGDLVTVTVQPAFAPTPVLDEEFEDASLDRTVYGFDGGFEGWTPVQGTWELGGDPSNTELAQTSSADMQAFAMLQDVPDDVIVSADIDPGTAGQATARTGLAFRYHDSRNYYRANVLSTPAGAKLQLVKVYNGTSTLLAETDVELKANDPYTLTVSAAGRHLVATVGDTSISANDSQLPTGGAAAYTHRRAATFDDITITEALDQATWRGIRGHVSVGSGRLTLTPVDGRAHVLAESTLPARFSQQCDYVAETTVTINGVGTAGISLRDTTDSYGYRIHIGRTSSGTRYASIIREAHRSGPVTVDTVSLTDPLNGPVRLGAAVHGDRITATLNGVQILEGRDTVVRSGGVGLYATTQSTFDDLTVAQSCGGKDG from the coding sequence ATGCAACGAAGCACTTCTCGGCGGAGCGGCCGCCGTCGTGCCCAGGTGATGGCCGGCGCGGCAGTCACGCTGGCCGTGGTGGCGACGGGTCTGTCGTCGGTTCCGGCCGCTGCGTCCGACATGTCGGATCTCGGCGAGCTTCTCGACCTGACCCGTCCGGAGCTCGCCGACGTCGCGGCAGAGCTCGCGGCCGGCGATGAGGCGGGCGCCGCCGACGAGCTCAAGGACTACTACGCGGGCCGCACGGGTATCGAGTACCCGACTCCGGGAGCGGCGGGAGTCGGTGACGCGACCGCCGACGAGCTCGCCGCCGGGATCTTCCGGTTCGGCACCGAGACCCGCGACTTCTACGACGACGCCGAGCAGCGGATCGACGTCGACTGGCAGGACACCTGGGGCGGGACGGAGACCGCCCCCGGCAGCGCACAGGTCCTGATGAGCGACTTCGCCTTCATGCCGACACTGGCGAGCGCCTACGTGAACGAGAACGACCCGGAGAAGCGTGCGGCGTATGCGAAGGCGTGGATGGAGATCTCGCTGGACTTCTTCGCCGACAACCCGAGCTGGCCGCAGGCCCGCAATCTTTCGGCCGGCAAGCGGCTGAGCCAGCTCGTCAGCGCGTTCTCCGTGTTCCGGACGGAACCGACCACCGACGCGGGCGACCTGGTGACGTACCTGTCCGGCGTGCACGAGACGACCGACTTCCTCACGCAGGTTCTGCAGGTCCACGTGGGAAACAACTGGTACATGTCGATGGCTCGCTCGATCTACTTCGCGGCGGTGTACCTGCCCGAGTTCACGACATCCGTCGGCTGGGAGTCGTTCGCCGTGCGGTCCGTCGAGCGGTTCCTGCGCGCGTACATGCAGAGCGACGGCGTGTACCGCGAGCCGACGTTCAACTATCAGGCCTACGTGGCGGACCTGATCAACACCATGATCGGCGTCGCGGATGCCAACGGGCGGAAGCTTCCCGATGCGATCGTCCAGTCGGCGGACTGGATCGCGGACGTGCTGTTCGCGACCCGGAAGCCGGATCTCGAGGCCGCGCTGATCGGCGACACCCCGAACACCGACGCGGGCAGGAGCGCCATTCGGGTGACCGGTGAACGCCACTCGTGGTCCGACTTCACCTGGGTCGCCTCCGGTCGAACCGAGGGGACGACCCCGGCACTGGGGTCCACGCTGTATCCGATCAGCTTCGCCGTTCAGCGCTCGGGGTGGGACGCCGATGCGCAGTACATGCTGATCAACAACCACAACTCCAGTTACACCGCCTCGCACCGGCATCCGGACGACCTCAGCCTGGTGATGTCGGCGTACGGGCGTCCGCTGATCGTCGACTCCGGCGTGGGCGACTACAGCGCGACCCCGACGAACGACTGGATGCGCAGAACGACCGAGGCGCACAACACGATCGAGGTCGACGGAGAGCCGCAGGCCGCCGGCGTCACCCGCGCGATGTCGCTCTGGCGGTCGAGTGCGGGTCTCGACGTCTACCGCGGTCAGGCGATGGGCTACCAGCCGGTCACCCACGACCGGGTCGTCTATTTCGTCAAGCCAGGCTTCTGGGTGGTCTCCGACGACCTCACCGGTGACACCGCCGCGCACGACTATCGGCAGCTCTGGCACTTCCCTGGTGATCCGGTCACCGTCGACCCGGCGACGAACGTCGCCACGGTCGGGTTCGACACCGTGCCCGGCGCCGCACCGGGTGCCGGGGTGCAACTCGTTCCCGTGACCACGGCCGGCGTCGAGGTCGCGCCGAGCGTCCACGAGGACGGCGCCGTGCGCGTGGGCGAGGACGTGCTCACAGACGTCGACTATCTGTCCTACGACTGGTCCGCCACCGGCGCCACGGGACTGGACACCATCGTGTTTCCCGGCAAGGCCGGCCCGGCGCCCTCGGTGACGGCGACCCGCATCGAGCTGCCCGGGGTGGATCACTCCGTGGCGACCGCGATGGAGATCGACCTGCCGCACGAGACCGGCCGCTTCTACCTCTCGCGCGAGGAGACGCCCTCGTCGCGGGAGTTCGGGACCGCCGCGACCGACGCCGAGACCGCGTATCTCCAGCGTACCGTGCACGGCAGGCTCACGCGGTACGCGCTGACCCGAGGGTCGTCGCTGGTCGACGACGGGGACACCGTGCTCGACGCGTCCGGAGTGGTGTCCGACGTCAGCGTGGAGCTGCGGGGCGGGACCGCCCGGATCTCGCTCGGGGACCCGTTCACCGGCACACTCACGATCAACGCGCCGACGGCGAGGGTGGTGAAGGTGAACGGCACCCCGACCGCGTTCACTCGTTCCGGTGACCTCGTGACCGTGACGGTCCAGCCGGCCTTCGCCCCGACGCCCGTGCTCGACGAGGAGTTCGAGGACGCGAGCCTGGACCGCACCGTCTACGGCTTCGACGGCGGATTCGAGGGCTGGACGCCGGTGCAGGGCACCTGGGAGCTGGGCGGCGATCCATCGAACACCGAGCTGGCACAGACCTCGAGCGCGGACATGCAGGCGTTCGCCATGCTGCAGGACGTGCCGGATGACGTGATCGTGTCCGCGGACATCGATCCCGGCACCGCTGGCCAGGCGACCGCCCGGACCGGCCTGGCGTTCCGTTACCACGATTCCCGCAACTACTACCGGGCCAACGTTCTCAGTACACCGGCGGGCGCGAAGCTGCAGCTCGTCAAGGTCTACAACGGGACGTCCACGCTCCTTGCGGAGACCGACGTGGAGCTGAAAGCCAACGACCCCTACACGTTGACCGTCTCCGCGGCCGGGCGCCACTTGGTCGCCACCGTCGGCGACACGTCGATCTCCGCGAACGACAGCCAACTGCCGACCGGCGGGGCTGCGGCCTACACGCATCGGCGGGCCGCGACCTTCGACGACATCACGATCACCGAGGCACTCGATCAGGCGACCTGGCGCGGGATCCGGGGCCACGTGTCCGTCGGCTCGGGTCGGCTGACCCTCACGCCGGTCGATGGCCGAGCGCACGTGCTCGCCGAATCGACACTGCCGGCGCGGTTCTCCCAGCAGTGCGACTACGTCGCGGAGACCACGGTCACGATCAACGGCGTCGGCACAGCCGGCATCTCGCTGCGCGACACCACGGACTCCTACGGCTACCGGATCCACATCGGCAGGACGAGCAGCGGTACCCGATACGCGAGCATCATCCGCGAGGCCCACAGGTCGGGCCCGGTCACGGTGGACACGGTCTCTCTCACTGACCCGCTCAACGGTCCCGTCCGGCTCGGTGCCGCCGTTCACGGCGACCGCATCACCGCGACGTTGAACGGCGTACAGATCCTGGAGGGTCGCGACACCGTGGTGCGAAGCGGCGGCGTCGGGCTCTACGCCACCACGCAGAGCACGTTCGACGACCTCACCGTCGCCCAGTCCTGCGGAGGGAAGGACGGATGA
- a CDS encoding hydroxyacid dehydrogenase, translated as MADERVRVVLAMTDTAYRDLFDAELRSRLEALADLVLPGPVASFDPPEVRAALGSTDVLLTSWGCPPLEAAVLDAAPRLRAVLHAAGSVKHHVTDACWDRDLAVTTAADANAVPVAEFTLAAILAAGKRAHAFAAGFRTHPGELAWRHDITGVSNYRRTVGVVGFSRIGRRVVDLLRPFDLTVLVADPYANPAAVTAAGAEPAGLDDLLTRSDTVTLHAPALPETHHLIDARSCALMNDGATLINTARGALVDHAALSAECETGRLHAVLDVTDPEPLPPDSPLYRLPNVVLTPHIAGAMGTECHRLTTLALDELERLVRGEPLQHRVHRTELVVQA; from the coding sequence ATGGCCGACGAACGGGTCCGGGTCGTGCTCGCCATGACCGACACCGCCTACCGCGACCTGTTCGACGCCGAGCTGCGGTCGCGGCTCGAGGCGCTCGCCGACCTGGTCCTGCCCGGGCCGGTCGCGAGCTTCGACCCGCCCGAGGTGCGGGCCGCGCTGGGGAGCACGGACGTGCTGCTGACCTCGTGGGGCTGCCCGCCGCTGGAGGCCGCGGTGCTCGATGCCGCGCCCCGGCTGCGGGCGGTCCTGCACGCCGCCGGCAGCGTGAAACACCACGTCACCGACGCCTGCTGGGACCGCGACCTGGCCGTCACCACCGCGGCCGATGCCAACGCCGTCCCGGTCGCCGAGTTCACCCTCGCCGCCATCCTGGCCGCCGGCAAACGGGCCCACGCGTTCGCCGCCGGGTTCCGGACCCACCCCGGCGAGCTGGCCTGGCGCCACGACATCACGGGCGTGTCGAACTACCGGCGCACCGTCGGCGTCGTCGGGTTCTCCCGCATCGGGCGCCGCGTCGTCGACCTGCTCCGCCCGTTCGACCTGACGGTGCTGGTCGCCGACCCGTACGCCAACCCGGCGGCCGTCACCGCCGCCGGCGCCGAACCGGCCGGCCTCGACGACCTGCTCACCCGCAGCGACACCGTCACCCTGCACGCCCCGGCGCTGCCCGAGACCCACCACCTCATCGACGCCCGCTCCTGTGCCCTGATGAACGACGGCGCCACCCTGATCAACACCGCCCGCGGCGCGCTGGTCGACCACGCCGCCCTGTCCGCCGAGTGCGAGACCGGCCGGCTGCACGCCGTCCTCGACGTCACCGACCCCGAACCGCTGCCGCCGGACTCCCCGCTCTACCGGCTGCCCAACGTCGTGCTCACCCCGCACATCGCCGGCGCCATGGGCACCGAGTGCCACCGCCTCACCACGCTCGCGCTCGACGAACTCGAAAGGCTGGTCCGGGGCGAACCGCTGCAGCACCGGGTGCACCGCACCGAACTGGTGGTGCAGGCATGA
- a CDS encoding polysaccharide pyruvyl transferase family protein, producing MTSSTATPRSVLLRSSWANVNIGDVAHSPGLIAALLDAEPDARITLWPMRLGEREEAMIRRAIPTVTIVRGDLDEAGVPTTPELAAAWDGADVFVHGSAASASLVPELAVWRERSGRPYGYGGVTVDPFSPPAWGSLERLRVMTQDLPATFLEDDARAIIDGAEFLFARDSISLEYLRSQRARPGVLEFGPDGTFAYRYRDDAAADAFLVALGLTAGEFGCFVPRLRYTPYPDIYGTERTREFDRRYAINAGTVGLDLDTLAAAIATWVRSTGQRAVVVPEMSYAVELAQDELLPRVPDDVVDQVTVLDRYWPLEEATAVYARARAVVSMECHSPILASVHGTPTLYVRQPTDTVKGEMYADLGGADVVVEIEPDGPEGAAAAVEALLEDEAASRATSSAMNAAAVGRLREVARTILFGEGASEFTRGAQEADLVSTR from the coding sequence TTGACCTCCAGCACCGCCACGCCCCGCTCCGTGCTCCTGCGCTCGTCGTGGGCGAACGTGAACATCGGCGACGTCGCACACTCGCCGGGTCTCATCGCCGCCCTGCTCGACGCCGAGCCCGACGCCCGCATCACGCTGTGGCCGATGCGCCTCGGCGAGCGTGAGGAGGCGATGATCCGCCGGGCGATCCCGACCGTCACGATCGTGCGGGGCGACCTCGACGAGGCCGGGGTGCCGACGACGCCGGAGCTCGCCGCGGCGTGGGACGGCGCGGACGTCTTCGTGCACGGCTCGGCGGCGAGCGCCTCGCTCGTGCCGGAGCTGGCCGTGTGGCGTGAGCGGTCCGGCCGCCCGTACGGCTACGGCGGCGTGACGGTCGACCCGTTCTCCCCTCCTGCCTGGGGCTCGCTCGAGCGGTTGCGCGTCATGACGCAGGACCTGCCGGCGACGTTCCTCGAGGACGACGCCCGCGCGATCATCGACGGCGCCGAGTTCCTGTTCGCGCGAGACTCGATCAGCCTCGAGTACCTGCGCTCCCAGAGGGCACGCCCCGGGGTGCTCGAGTTCGGACCGGACGGCACGTTCGCCTATCGCTACCGCGACGACGCTGCGGCCGACGCCTTCCTGGTCGCGCTGGGTCTCACGGCCGGGGAGTTCGGGTGCTTCGTGCCCCGGCTGCGGTACACGCCGTACCCGGACATCTACGGAACGGAGCGCACCCGGGAGTTCGACCGCCGGTACGCGATCAACGCCGGCACCGTCGGCCTCGACCTCGACACTCTCGCCGCCGCGATCGCCACCTGGGTCCGTTCCACGGGCCAGCGGGCCGTCGTCGTGCCCGAGATGAGCTACGCGGTGGAGCTGGCGCAGGACGAGCTGTTGCCACGCGTCCCGGACGACGTCGTCGACCAGGTCACCGTCCTCGACCGGTACTGGCCGCTCGAGGAGGCGACCGCCGTCTACGCCCGCGCCCGCGCCGTCGTCAGCATGGAGTGCCACTCGCCGATCCTCGCGTCGGTCCATGGCACGCCCACGCTCTACGTGCGTCAGCCCACCGACACCGTCAAGGGTGAGATGTACGCCGACCTCGGCGGGGCGGACGTCGTGGTCGAGATCGAGCCGGACGGCCCGGAGGGCGCGGCCGCGGCCGTCGAAGCGCTCCTCGAGGACGAGGCCGCGTCCCGGGCGACGTCGTCGGCGATGAACGCCGCGGCCGTCGGCCGCCTGCGGGAGGTCGCCCGCACCATCCTGTTCGGCGAGGGGGCATCCGAGTTCACCCGAGGGGCCCAGGAGGCAGACCTTGTCTCAACTCGCTGA
- a CDS encoding DUF1269 domain-containing protein, with product MTTFTVWKFEDPEGAARAAASLKAAEADGVVTIVDHAMLSWREGAEKPALEHKQDSTKRGAGWGALWGILGGALFMIPVAGAIIGAGIGALAKATDGTGITKGDLERIRTEVVPGTSALFMVTEDADVDRLGERFHGRDATLISTNLTEAERAILLETFGGR from the coding sequence ATGACCACGTTCACGGTCTGGAAGTTCGAGGATCCGGAAGGTGCGGCGCGGGCGGCGGCTTCGCTGAAGGCCGCGGAGGCCGATGGTGTCGTGACGATCGTGGACCACGCGATGCTGAGCTGGCGGGAAGGTGCCGAGAAGCCCGCGCTCGAGCACAAGCAGGACAGCACGAAGCGGGGTGCCGGCTGGGGTGCGCTGTGGGGAATCCTCGGCGGCGCTCTCTTCATGATCCCCGTCGCCGGAGCCATCATCGGAGCCGGCATCGGCGCGCTCGCGAAGGCCACCGACGGGACCGGGATCACCAAGGGTGACCTCGAACGCATCCGCACCGAGGTCGTTCCCGGCACCTCGGCGCTGTTCATGGTGACCGAGGACGCGGACGTCGACCGGCTGGGCGAGCGCTTCCATGGACGGGACGCCACCCTGATCAGCACCAACCTCACGGAGGCCGAGCGGGCGATTCTGCTGGAGACGTTCGGCGGGCGCTGA
- a CDS encoding ABC transporter permease: MSQLAERPPRKSVRKGSPPAATTRPARRPGQTLARWRRDRLLLLLAAPGVLVVLVFHYLPLLGNVIAFKGYLPFLTIAESPWVGLDNFQVIFSGDPLFVNALTNTLIITLIQVLFVFPLPLALALLLNEVISERLKRIVQSVLYMPHFLSWVIVVALFQQILGNAGMVNTLLREHDMTTFSIIGVPELFEVLITSQVIWKDTGWGTIIFLAAISRVDTSLYEAAAMDGAGALRRMWHVTLPAIRSVFILLLILRLGDALTVGFEQIILQQGAVGATASEVLDTYVYNHGIVGGNWGQAAAVGLTKGVISVLLVLGANTLAHKFGERGVYQK; this comes from the coding sequence TTGTCTCAACTCGCTGAACGGCCGCCTCGGAAGTCCGTGCGGAAGGGCTCGCCGCCGGCGGCGACCACCCGCCCGGCGCGACGCCCCGGCCAGACCCTCGCCCGCTGGCGGCGGGACCGGCTCCTTCTGCTGCTGGCCGCCCCGGGCGTGCTGGTGGTGCTGGTGTTCCACTACCTCCCCCTGCTGGGCAACGTGATCGCCTTCAAGGGGTATCTGCCGTTCTTGACGATCGCGGAGAGTCCCTGGGTCGGCTTGGACAACTTCCAGGTGATCTTCTCGGGTGACCCACTGTTCGTGAACGCGTTGACGAACACGTTGATCATCACGCTGATCCAGGTGCTGTTCGTGTTCCCGCTGCCGCTCGCGCTCGCCCTTCTCCTCAACGAGGTCATCTCCGAGCGGCTCAAGCGGATCGTGCAGTCCGTCCTCTACATGCCGCACTTCCTGTCCTGGGTGATCGTGGTCGCGTTGTTCCAGCAGATCCTCGGGAACGCGGGCATGGTGAACACGCTCCTGCGAGAGCACGACATGACGACGTTCTCCATCATCGGCGTGCCGGAGCTGTTCGAGGTCCTCATCACCAGCCAGGTGATCTGGAAGGACACCGGGTGGGGCACGATCATCTTCCTGGCTGCCATCTCGCGGGTCGACACCTCCCTGTACGAGGCGGCGGCGATGGACGGCGCCGGCGCGCTGCGGCGCATGTGGCATGTCACGCTGCCGGCGATCCGGTCCGTGTTCATTCTGCTGCTGATCCTGCGGCTCGGGGACGCCCTCACGGTCGGCTTCGAGCAGATCATCCTGCAGCAGGGCGCGGTCGGCGCGACGGCGAGCGAGGTCCTCGACACCTACGTCTACAACCACGGAATCGTCGGCGGCAACTGGGGCCAGGCGGCCGCCGTCGGCCTCACGAAGGGTGTCATCTCAGTGCTCTTGGTGCTGGGTGCGAACACGCTCGCGCACAAGTTCGGTGAGCGGGGGGTGTACCAGAAGTGA
- a CDS encoding carbohydrate ABC transporter permease, whose product MRGLILTIGCAVVILPFLAVVSTSLATQEEVTENGGFVLLVREPTLASYQAILSGGVVTRALLISIIVTIAGTLLSLACTIGLAYALSRPGSLGSRPILLAVLFTMLFSPGMIPMYLVVKQLGLLDNLLALILPVLINAFNVIVMREFFLDIPDELMESARIDGANDLRILVRIVLPLSKAVISVIGLFYAVGYWNAFFNALLYISSPEKWPLQLVLRTYVVNETPMGVDQVSAGSDSLPPQLSIQMAILVISVVPILLVYPFLQKHFTKGLMIGAVKG is encoded by the coding sequence TTGCGCGGCCTCATCCTGACGATCGGTTGTGCCGTCGTCATCCTCCCGTTCCTCGCCGTGGTCTCGACCTCGCTCGCCACGCAGGAGGAGGTGACCGAGAACGGCGGTTTCGTGCTGCTCGTCCGTGAACCGACCCTCGCCTCCTACCAGGCGATCCTGTCCGGCGGCGTGGTCACCCGCGCACTGCTCATCAGCATCATCGTGACCATCGCCGGCACGCTGCTGTCGTTGGCATGCACCATCGGGCTCGCCTACGCGCTGTCACGGCCCGGATCGCTCGGTTCACGCCCGATCTTGCTGGCGGTTCTCTTCACGATGCTGTTCAGCCCCGGCATGATCCCGATGTATCTCGTGGTCAAACAGCTCGGCCTACTCGACAACCTGCTGGCGTTGATCCTCCCGGTGCTCATCAACGCCTTCAACGTCATCGTCATGCGGGAGTTCTTCCTCGACATCCCGGACGAGCTGATGGAGAGCGCCCGCATCGACGGCGCGAACGACCTCAGGATCCTGGTGCGCATCGTGTTGCCGCTGTCCAAGGCCGTGATCTCCGTCATCGGGCTGTTCTACGCCGTCGGCTACTGGAATGCGTTCTTCAACGCCCTGCTGTACATCAGCTCGCCCGAAAAGTGGCCCCTGCAGCTGGTCCTGCGGACCTACGTCGTCAACGAGACCCCGATGGGTGTCGATCAGGTCTCCGCCGGCTCCGACAGCCTGCCACCGCAGCTGTCCATCCAGATGGCGATCCTCGTCATCTCGGTCGTCCCCATCCTCCTCGTCTACCCGTTCCTCCAGAAGCACTTCACCAAGGGGCTCATGATCGGCGCCGTCAAGGGCTGA
- a CDS encoding LacI family DNA-binding transcriptional regulator codes for MGTQKEIARRAGVSVSVVSAVVNGTTHTRMSDETRARVEAVIEELGYVPNDAARALRRQRSGMIAVVVEKIENPIYRDMFHGIYDAAEARGWAVVLGDARWMRSGSHFLARLLGHGSIDGIILRSEGLIDDEVLAHLRARPTPVILVEGRHGPDGRWLAIDDAAAGRVATQHLLDLGHRDIEFVGGDRWVPTMERHRGYADAMLDAGLEARDAIPTGYGSRAGAAALQEVIDSGRRPTALVVDNVLSAIGIHAAAHEAGISIPGDLSVIAIHDADIAGDVRPALTTVRMPMAELGARAVDAIAAILDDEPTRFGLVDEPAPVLITRASTAPLRVSPRSWSPS; via the coding sequence ATGGGTACCCAGAAGGAGATCGCACGCCGTGCCGGGGTCTCGGTCTCCGTCGTGTCCGCCGTCGTCAACGGCACCACGCACACGCGGATGAGCGACGAGACGCGTGCTCGCGTCGAGGCCGTCATCGAGGAACTGGGGTACGTCCCGAACGACGCCGCACGAGCCCTGCGCCGGCAACGCTCGGGGATGATCGCCGTCGTCGTCGAGAAGATCGAGAACCCGATCTACCGCGACATGTTCCACGGGATCTACGACGCCGCGGAGGCGCGCGGGTGGGCGGTCGTGCTGGGCGACGCGCGCTGGATGCGCTCCGGCAGCCACTTCCTCGCGCGCCTGCTGGGGCACGGTTCGATCGACGGCATCATCCTGCGGAGCGAGGGCCTCATCGACGACGAGGTGCTCGCCCACCTGCGAGCCCGGCCCACCCCGGTGATCCTGGTCGAGGGACGACACGGCCCGGATGGCCGATGGCTCGCGATCGACGACGCCGCGGCAGGTCGCGTGGCGACGCAGCACCTGCTCGACCTCGGTCACCGGGACATCGAGTTCGTGGGCGGCGACCGGTGGGTACCGACGATGGAACGGCACCGGGGCTACGCCGACGCGATGCTCGACGCCGGTCTCGAGGCGCGCGACGCGATCCCGACCGGCTACGGGTCCCGGGCGGGCGCCGCGGCCCTCCAGGAGGTCATCGACTCCGGCCGCCGGCCGACGGCGCTCGTGGTCGACAACGTGCTCTCGGCCATCGGGATCCACGCGGCGGCTCACGAGGCGGGTATCTCGATCCCGGGTGACCTGTCCGTGATCGCGATCCACGACGCGGACATCGCCGGGGACGTCCGCCCCGCCCTCACGACCGTGCGCATGCCGATGGCCGAGCTCGGGGCACGCGCCGTCGACGCGATCGCGGCGATCCTGGACGACGAGCCGACGCGGTTCGGCCTCGTCGACGAGCCCGCACCCGTGCTGATCACGCGCGCGAGCACGGCACCGTTGCGGGTTTCGCCGCGCTCCTGGTCACCCTCCTGA
- a CDS encoding substrate-binding domain-containing protein, giving the protein MSGTISRRRFLGTTGAFAAMGLLGACSGSPSSQSPNGGSTGGGGAGDGLLPTYRPFDKFPPDLASSNPDVAPGYFSYPDPPTATTSGVPASGDPIRALTFTYDPVAPELADNTLWQSINEALGTELDLEYAPAADYNARFATTIAGNDLPDLVAIRGQQQQMPAMLAAKFTDLTEYLSGDAVLDYPNLAALPTPAWLSTVYDGKLWGVPVPRSLIGNVLYTRADLLERAGLSLQPESLEEFTEMAQALTNDREGRWAFGQAPLSVLLETNGIANPWSVDDSGVFTFNGTLPGYEQALADSVALNDLGVVHPDGNAVQNTQRNEWMMAGTTAFQIGLYAGWPKFYVQGADIEGFRLTGMLSPAREAGGEMVRTAGPSASHFSAIAKQDDPERLAEILRVLDWLAAPFGSTEYITRRFGQEGGTFTFDGPDPVLTSQGINQATLPVRYITENSPVIFESRNEQAVQDQFDHQEAGLQYTVPNPTEGLYSETAVSEGASAQQALTATELEIVLGNRPVTDWAAAVESYMSAVGNTIKAEYEEAWTQLNG; this is encoded by the coding sequence ATGTCCGGCACCATCTCTCGTCGTAGGTTCCTGGGCACCACCGGCGCTTTCGCGGCGATGGGCCTGTTGGGGGCCTGCTCAGGCTCGCCGAGCAGTCAGTCGCCGAATGGGGGATCCACCGGTGGCGGTGGTGCCGGCGACGGACTGCTGCCGACGTACCGGCCATTCGACAAGTTCCCGCCCGACCTCGCCTCGAGCAACCCGGACGTGGCCCCCGGCTACTTCTCGTATCCGGATCCGCCCACGGCGACCACCAGCGGGGTTCCGGCATCCGGTGATCCGATTCGGGCGCTGACCTTCACGTATGATCCGGTCGCTCCCGAGCTTGCCGACAACACGCTGTGGCAGAGCATCAACGAGGCGCTCGGCACCGAGCTGGACCTGGAGTACGCGCCCGCGGCGGACTACAACGCCCGGTTCGCGACCACGATCGCCGGCAACGACCTGCCCGACCTCGTGGCGATCAGGGGTCAGCAGCAGCAGATGCCGGCGATGCTGGCGGCGAAGTTCACCGACCTCACCGAGTACCTCTCCGGCGACGCCGTGCTGGACTACCCGAACCTCGCGGCACTACCGACGCCGGCCTGGCTGAGCACCGTGTACGACGGCAAGCTCTGGGGCGTCCCGGTGCCGCGCTCGCTGATCGGCAACGTGCTGTACACACGTGCGGACCTCCTCGAGCGGGCGGGCCTGTCCTTGCAGCCGGAGTCGCTCGAGGAGTTCACCGAGATGGCGCAGGCCCTCACCAACGATCGGGAGGGTCGCTGGGCCTTCGGACAGGCGCCCCTGTCGGTGCTGCTCGAGACGAACGGCATCGCGAACCCATGGTCGGTCGACGACAGCGGCGTCTTCACCTTCAATGGCACCCTGCCGGGATACGAGCAGGCCCTGGCCGACTCGGTCGCCCTCAACGACCTGGGGGTCGTGCACCCGGACGGCAACGCCGTTCAGAACACCCAGCGCAACGAATGGATGATGGCGGGCACGACCGCGTTCCAGATCGGTCTCTACGCGGGTTGGCCCAAGTTCTACGTGCAGGGGGCCGACATCGAGGGCTTCCGCCTGACGGGCATGCTCTCCCCCGCACGCGAGGCCGGCGGGGAGATGGTGCGCACCGCCGGCCCCTCGGCCTCGCACTTCTCGGCCATCGCCAAGCAGGACGACCCGGAGCGCCTCGCCGAGATCCTTCGGGTGCTCGACTGGCTGGCCGCGCCCTTCGGCAGCACCGAGTACATCACCCGCCGGTTCGGTCAGGAGGGTGGGACCTTCACCTTCGACGGTCCGGATCCGGTGCTCACATCACAGGGCATCAACCAGGCGACGCTGCCAGTGCGGTACATCACGGAGAACTCACCGGTGATCTTCGAGTCGCGCAACGAGCAAGCCGTCCAGGATCAGTTCGACCACCAAGAGGCGGGTCTGCAGTACACCGTGCCCAACCCGACGGAGGGGCTCTACTCCGAGACCGCCGTCAGCGAGGGTGCCAGCGCGCAGCAGGCGCTGACCGCGACCGAGCTCGAGATCGTCCTGGGAAACCGGCCGGTGACCGATTGGGCCGCCGCGGTCGAGAGCTACATGTCCGCCGTCGGCAACACGATCAAGGCCGAGTACGAGGAGGCGTGGACTCAGCTCAACGGCTGA